In Pleuronectes platessa chromosome 4, fPlePla1.1, whole genome shotgun sequence, the following proteins share a genomic window:
- the LOC128437861 gene encoding gastrula zinc finger protein XlCGF49.1-like → MSKIVPNICKSKKVLQCDTCGKVFKWKSDLNRHLKVHTDERPHLCKTCGKRFRYKSSLEKHFRVHTGEKMYSCKLCEKSFTLSTILKVHERTHTGEIPFSCKTCGRSFNQRYTLQRHERTHTGERPFSCKTCGRSFNQRSTLQRHERTHTGERPFSCKTCGRSFNQRSTLQVHQRTHTGEKPFSCKTCGKSFSARQTLQDHERTHTSERPFSCKSCGKGFTRGCNLKVHMRSHKGEESYPCTTCGERFVIKSLLTKHLMTHT, encoded by the coding sequence ATGTCAAAGATTGTGCCGAATATCTGCAAGAGTAAAAAGGTTCTCCAGTGTGACACATGTGGAAAAGTCTTTAAGTGGAAGTCAGACTTAAATAgacatctgaaggtgcacacagATGAGAGGCCACATCTTTGCAAAACCTGTGGAAAGAGATTTCGTTACAAGTCATCACTAGAAAAACATTTTAGGGTCCACACAGGGGAGAAAATGTATTCTTGCAAATTGTGTGAAAAAAGTTTCACATTAAGCACAATTTTGAAGGTccacgagagaacacacacgggcgagatacctttttcttgcaaaacttgtgggagaagttttaacCAGAGATATACCCTGCAGagacacgagagaacgcacacgggcgagagacctttttcttgcaaaacttgtgggagaagttttaacCAGAGATCTACCCTGCAGagacacgagagaacgcacacgggcgagagacctttttcttgcaaaacttgtgggagaagttttaacCAGAGATCTACCCTGCAGGTCcaccagagaacacacacgggtgagaaacctttttcttgcaaaacttgtgggaaaagttttagTGCGAGACAAACCCTGCAGGAtcacgagagaacacacacgagtgagagacctttttcttgcaaaagtTGTGGGAAAGGTTTTACACGTGGATGTAACTTGAAAGTTCACATGAGAAGCCATAAAGGTGAGGAGTCGTATCCATGTACTACTTGTGGGGAAAGATTTGTTATCAAATCCCTTCTAACCAAACATTTGATGACCCACACATag
- the LOC128438508 gene encoding zinc finger protein 664-like, translating into MVQEGDGELPEQHCLNEEKLPADQQLWNLEWIPSLDQEEPEPPQIKEEEEHCIGLEVEQLVLKQEDQDNLLLNPTLKESDHSEPEPSDHQLLSHSSAQSQDLNGGQHGNSKSVSNAEQASEKGHHVITRAKGSRSPSNLACSTTMSKIVPNTCKSKKVLQCDTCGKVFKLKSLLNGHLKVHTDERPHLCKTCGKRFRYKSALEKHLRLHTGEKLYSCEMCEKGFTTSTNLKIHERTHTGEKPFSCKTCGKSFSWRTSLQGHERTHTGERPFSCKTCGRSFCARQTLQVHKRTHTSERPFSCKTCGARFNTRSNVQVHQRTHTGEKPFSCKTCGRSFSARQTLQVHQRTHTGEKPFSCKTCGKSFCASQTLQDHERTHTGEKPFSCKTCGRSFSQRSTLQDHERTHTGEKPFSCKTCGKSFTRGCRLKVHMRSHKSEESYPCTTCGERFVIKSLLTKHLMTHT; encoded by the exons ATGGTGCAGGAAGGGGACGGGG AGCTCCCAGAGCAACATTGTCTTAATGAGGAAAAGCTTCctgctgaccagcagctctggaacctTGAGTGGATCcccagtctggaccaagaggagccagaacctccacagattaaagaggaggaggagcactgcatcggtctggAAGTAGAGCAGCTTGTACTGAAGCAGGAGGATCAAGATAACCTGTTGTTGAATCCTACTCTCAAAGAAAGTGACCACAGTGAACCAGAACCAAGtgaccaccagctcctctcccacagctcagctcagagccAAGATCTCAACGGAGGCCAGCATGGAAACTCAAAATCAGTTAGTAATGCAGAGCAGGCATCAGAAAAGGGACATCATGTCATCACAAGAGCAAAAGGGAGCAGAAGTCCCAGTAACCTTGCATGTAGCACTACCATGTCAAAGATTGTGCCGAATACCTGCAAAAGTAAAAAGGTTCTCCAGTGTGACACTTGTGGAAAAGTCTTTAAGTTGAAGTCATTATTAAATGgacatctgaaggtgcacacagATGAGAGGCCACATCTTTGCAAAACCTGTGGAAAGAGATTTCGTTACAAGTCAGCACTAGAAAAACATTTGAGACTCCACACAGGGGAGAAACTGTATTCTTGCGAAATGTGTGAAAAAGGTTTCACAACTAGCACAAATTTGAAGAtccacgagagaacgcacacgggcgagaaacctttttcttgcaaaacttgtgggaaaagttttagCTGGAGAACTAGCCTGCAGggacacgagagaacgcacactggcgagagacctttttcttgcaaaacttgtgggagaagtttttgTGCGAGACAAACCCTGCAGGTCCACAAGAGAACACACACGAGTGagagacctttttcttgcaaaacttgtggggcAAGATTTAACACTAGAAGTAACGTGCAGGTCcaccagagaacacacacgggcgagaagcctttttcttgcaaaacttgtgggagaagttttagtgCGAGACAAACCCTGCAGGTCcaccagagaacacacacgggcgagaagcctttttcttgcaaaacttgtgggaaaagttttTGTGCGAGTCAAACCCTGCAGGAtcacgagagaacacacacgggcgagaagcctttttcttgcaaaacttgtgggagaagttttagccaGAGATCTACCCTGCAGgatcacgagagaacgcacacaggggagaagcctttttcttgcaaaacttgtgggaaaagttttacACGTGGATGTAGGTTGAAAGTCCACATGAGAAGCCATAAAAGTGAGGAGTCGTATCCATGTACAACTTGTGGTGAAAGATTTGTTATCAAATCCcttctaacaaaacatttgatgaCCCACACATag
- the LOC128437878 gene encoding gastrula zinc finger protein XlCGF49.1-like, producing the protein MSKIVPNICKSKKVLQCDTCGKVFKWKSDLNRHLKVHTDERPHLCKTCGKRFRDKSSLEKHFRVHTGEKMYSCKLCEKSFTLSTILKVHERTHTGERPFSCKTCGRSFNQRYTLQRHERTHTGERPFSCKTCGRSFNQRSTLQRHERTHTGEKPFSCKTCRARFNSRSNLQVHQRTHTGEKPFSCKTCGKSFSARQTLQDHERTHTSEKPFSCKSCGKGFTRGCNLKVHMRSHKGEESYPCTTCGERFVIKSLLTKHLMTHT; encoded by the coding sequence ATGTCAAAGATTGTGCCGAATATCTGCAAGAGTAAAAAGGTTCTCCAGTGTGACACATGTGGAAAAGTCTTTAAGTGGAAGTCAGACTTAAATAgacatctgaaggtgcacacagATGAGAGGCCACATCTTTGCAAAACCTGTGGAAAGAGATTTCGTGACAAGTCATCACTAGAAAAACATTTTAGGGTCCACACAGGGGAGAAAATGTATTCTTGCAAATTGTGTGAAAAAAGTTTCACATTAAGCACAATTTTGAAGGTccacgagagaacacacacgggcgagagacctttttcttgcaaaacttgtgggagaagttttaacCAGAGATATACCCTGCAGagacacgagagaacgcacacgggcgagagacctttttcttgcaaaacttgtgggagaagttttaacCAGAGATCTACCCTGCAGagacacgagagaacgcacacgggcgagaaacctttttcttgcaaaacttgtagGGCAAGATTTAACAGTAGAAGTAACCTGCAGGTCcaccagagaacacacacgggtgagaaacctttttcttgcaaaacttgtgggaaaagttttagTGCGAGACAAACCCTGCAGGAtcacgagagaacacacacgagtgagaaacctttttcttgcaaaagtTGTGGGAAAGGTTTTACACGTGGATGTAACTTGAAAGTTCACATGAGAAGCCATAAAGGTGAGGAGTCGTATCCATGTACTACTTGTGGGGAAAGATTTGTTATCAAATCCCTTCTAACCAAACATTTGATGACCCACACATag
- the LOC128437838 gene encoding oocyte zinc finger protein XlCOF22 isoform X1: protein MAECEDEIYRQHRLMDTICEPEIQPHREELPQRHVCIKEKFPADLLERNPSPDREEPEPPQIKEQQEEHCIGLEVEQLVVKQEDDDEFLFNPTIEESDHNEPDPSDHQLLSHNSAQSQDLKELPKQHVCSEVEFPADLQLLNLERNPSLDQEEPEPPQIKEEDELCTSLEVEQLVLKQEGDEFLFNTSFKESDQDLKELPVQHFLNEEEFPADQQLWNLERNPSLDQEESELHKIKEEEEQCIGLEVEQLVLDQEDDNDFLLNPTFKESDHSEPEPSDHQLFSHSSAQSQDLKSGQHGNSKSVRNAKPASKKKHHVIKKKAKSHSNYACKSTMSKIISNTCNGKNIFQCDTCGKVYKWKSRLNIHLRVHTGEKPYFCKACGKGYTCNNSLRVHMRMHTGEKPFSCETCGKSFAFSNSLLVHTRTHTGEKPFCCTTCGKSFMSMGGLQVHIRHHTGEKPYPCTTCGKRFGDISVLNKHLHIHTGEKAYSCKVCGKDYRFAGDYKVHMRTHSGEKPYLCNTCGKRFAHASNLKQNVNIHSDEKRHICGTCGESFLSRSDLQDHRRTHPVEKPYHCNTCGKRFGRLSTLKRHTNIHTDEKPHICVTCGKSFRLWQKLAVHNRHIHPEK from the exons ATGGCAGAGTGCGAGGATGAGATCTATCGTCAGCATAGACTGATGGATACCATCTGTGAACCTGAAATACAGCCGCACAGAGAAG agctcccacagcGACATGTCTGTATCAAGgaaaagtttcctgctgacctgctggagaggaaccccagtccaGACCgagaggagccagaacctccacagattaaggagcagcaggaggagcactgcatcggtctggAAGTCGAGCAGCTCGTAGTGAAGCAGGAGGACGATGATGAATTCTTGTTCAATCCTACTATTGAGGAAAGTGACCACAATGAACCAGATCCGAGtgaccaccagctcctctcccacaaCTCAGCTCAAAGCCAAGATCTCAAAG AGCTCCCAAAGCAACATGTCTGTAGTGAGGTagagtttcctgctgacctgcAGCTCTTGAACCttgagaggaaccccagtctggaccaagaggagccagaacctccacagattaaagaggaaGATGAGCTCTGCACCAGTCTGGAAGTAGAGCAGCTTGTACTGAAGCAGGAGGGTGATGAGTTCTTGTTCAATACTTCTTTCAAGGAAAGTGACCAAGATCTCAAAG AGCTCCCAGTGCAACACTTTCTTAATGAGgaagagtttcctgctgaccagcagctctggaaccttgagaggaaccccagtctggaccaagaggagTCAGAACTTCACaagattaaagaggaggaggagcaatgCATCGGTCTGGAAGTAGAGCAGCTTGTACTGGACCAGGAGGATGATAATGACTTCTTGTTGAATCCTACTTTCAAGGAAAGTGACCACAGTGAACCAGAACCAAGTGACCACCAGCTCTTctcccacagctcagctcagagccAGGATCTCAAAAGTGGTCAGCATGGAAACTCAAAATCAGTTAGAAATGCAAAGCCAGCATCAAAGAAGAAACATcatgtcataaaaaaaaaggcaaagagtCACAGTAACTACGCATGTAAATCTACCATGTCAAAGATTATTTCAAATACCTGCAATGGTAAAAACATTTTCCAGTGTGACACTTGTGGAAAAGTCTATAAGTGGAAGTCACGATTAAATATACATCTTAGAGTTcacacaggggagaaaccataTTTTTGCAAAGCATGTGGGAAGGGTTACACGTGTAACAATAGCTTACGTGTTCACATGAGAATGCACACAGGTGAGAAGCCGTTTTCTTGCGAAACCTGCGGGAAAAGTTTCGCATTCAGCAATAGCTTGCTTGTCcatacaagaacacacacaggtgagaaaCCTTTTTGTTGCACTACATGTGGAAAAAGCTTCATGTCAATGGGTGGTTTGCAGGTCCACATAAGACACCACACAGGTGAGAAGCCGTATCCTTGTACAACCTGCGGGAAAAGATTTGGTGACATATCAGTACTAAATAAGCACCTGCATATCCACACAGGGGAGAAAGCATATTCTTGTAAAGTATGTGGGAAAGATTATAGATTTGCCGGTGACTATAAAGTCCACATGAGAACTCATTCGGGTGAGAAGCCGTACCTTTGCAACACCTGTGGGAAAAGATTTGCTCATGCGTCAAACTTAAAACAGAATGTAAATATCCACTCTGATGAAAAGAGACATATCTGCGGAACATGTGGGGAAAGTTTCCTGTCTCGCAGTGACTTGCAGGACCACAGGAGAACACATCCGGTGGAGAAGCCATACCACTGCAACACATGTGGGAAAAGATTTGGTCGCTTGTCGACCTTAAAACGCCATACCAATATTCATACTGATGAAAAGCCACATATCTGCGTAACTTGTGGAAAATCTTTCAGACTTTGGCAAAAGTTGGCTGTGCACAATCGACACATCCACCCTGAAAAGTAG
- the LOC128437873 gene encoding gastrula zinc finger protein XlCGF49.1-like — translation MSKIVPNICKSKKVLQCDTCGKVFKWKSDLNRHLKVHTDERPHLCKTCGKRFRYKSALEKHFRVHTGEKMYSCKLCEKSFTLSTNLKVHERTHTGERPFSCKTCGRSFNQRSTLQGHERTHTGERHFSCKTCEKSCSARQNLQVYERTHTSERPFSCQTCGRSFNQRSTLQDHERTHTGEKAFSCQTCGKSFTRGCRLKVQMRSHKGEESYPCTTCGERFVIKSLLTKHLMTHTEQN, via the coding sequence ATGTCAAAGATTGTGCCGAATATCTGCAAGAGTAAAAAGGTTCTCCAGTGTGACACTTGTGGAAAAGTCTTTAAGTGGAAGTCAGACTTAAATAgacatctgaaggtgcacacagATGAGAGGCCACATCTTTGCAAAACCTGTGGAAAGAGATTTCGTTACAAGTCAGCACTAGAAAAACATTTTAGGGTCCACACAGGGGAGAAAATGTATTCTTGCAAATTGTGTGAAAAAAGTTTCACATTAAGCACAAATTTGAAGGTccacgagagaacacacacgggcgagagacctttttcttgcaaaacttgtgggagaagttttaacCAGAGATCTACCCTGCAGggacacgagagaacgcacacgggcgagagacatttttcttgcaaaacttgtgagAAAAGTTGTAGTGCGAGACAAAACCTGCAGGTctacgagagaacacacacgagtgagagacctttttcttgccaaacttgtgggagaagttttaacCAGAGATCTACCCTGCAGgatcacgagagaacgcacacgggcgagaaaGCTTTTTCTTGCCAAACATGTGGGAAAAGTTTTACACGTGGATGTAGGTTGAAAGTCCAAATGAGAAGCCATAAAGGGGAGGAGTCGTATCCATGTACAACTTGTGGGGAAAGATTTGTTATCAAATCACTTCTAACCAAACATTTGATGACCCATACAGagcaaaactga
- the LOC128437838 gene encoding gastrula zinc finger protein XlCGF57.1 isoform X2 codes for MAECEDEIYRQHRLMDTICEPEIQPHREELPQRHVCIKEKFPADLLERNPSPDREEPEPPQIKEQQEEHCIGLEVEQLVVKQEDDDEFLFNPTIEESDHNEPDPSDHQLLSHNSAQSQDLKELPVQHFLNEEEFPADQQLWNLERNPSLDQEESELHKIKEEEEQCIGLEVEQLVLDQEDDNDFLLNPTFKESDHSEPEPSDHQLFSHSSAQSQDLKSGQHGNSKSVRNAKPASKKKHHVIKKKAKSHSNYACKSTMSKIISNTCNGKNIFQCDTCGKVYKWKSRLNIHLRVHTGEKPYFCKACGKGYTCNNSLRVHMRMHTGEKPFSCETCGKSFAFSNSLLVHTRTHTGEKPFCCTTCGKSFMSMGGLQVHIRHHTGEKPYPCTTCGKRFGDISVLNKHLHIHTGEKAYSCKVCGKDYRFAGDYKVHMRTHSGEKPYLCNTCGKRFAHASNLKQNVNIHSDEKRHICGTCGESFLSRSDLQDHRRTHPVEKPYHCNTCGKRFGRLSTLKRHTNIHTDEKPHICVTCGKSFRLWQKLAVHNRHIHPEK; via the exons ATGGCAGAGTGCGAGGATGAGATCTATCGTCAGCATAGACTGATGGATACCATCTGTGAACCTGAAATACAGCCGCACAGAGAAG agctcccacagcGACATGTCTGTATCAAGgaaaagtttcctgctgacctgctggagaggaaccccagtccaGACCgagaggagccagaacctccacagattaaggagcagcaggaggagcactgcatcggtctggAAGTCGAGCAGCTCGTAGTGAAGCAGGAGGACGATGATGAATTCTTGTTCAATCCTACTATTGAGGAAAGTGACCACAATGAACCAGATCCGAGtgaccaccagctcctctcccacaaCTCAGCTCAAAGCCAAGATCTCAAAG AGCTCCCAGTGCAACACTTTCTTAATGAGgaagagtttcctgctgaccagcagctctggaaccttgagaggaaccccagtctggaccaagaggagTCAGAACTTCACaagattaaagaggaggaggagcaatgCATCGGTCTGGAAGTAGAGCAGCTTGTACTGGACCAGGAGGATGATAATGACTTCTTGTTGAATCCTACTTTCAAGGAAAGTGACCACAGTGAACCAGAACCAAGTGACCACCAGCTCTTctcccacagctcagctcagagccAGGATCTCAAAAGTGGTCAGCATGGAAACTCAAAATCAGTTAGAAATGCAAAGCCAGCATCAAAGAAGAAACATcatgtcataaaaaaaaaggcaaagagtCACAGTAACTACGCATGTAAATCTACCATGTCAAAGATTATTTCAAATACCTGCAATGGTAAAAACATTTTCCAGTGTGACACTTGTGGAAAAGTCTATAAGTGGAAGTCACGATTAAATATACATCTTAGAGTTcacacaggggagaaaccataTTTTTGCAAAGCATGTGGGAAGGGTTACACGTGTAACAATAGCTTACGTGTTCACATGAGAATGCACACAGGTGAGAAGCCGTTTTCTTGCGAAACCTGCGGGAAAAGTTTCGCATTCAGCAATAGCTTGCTTGTCcatacaagaacacacacaggtgagaaaCCTTTTTGTTGCACTACATGTGGAAAAAGCTTCATGTCAATGGGTGGTTTGCAGGTCCACATAAGACACCACACAGGTGAGAAGCCGTATCCTTGTACAACCTGCGGGAAAAGATTTGGTGACATATCAGTACTAAATAAGCACCTGCATATCCACACAGGGGAGAAAGCATATTCTTGTAAAGTATGTGGGAAAGATTATAGATTTGCCGGTGACTATAAAGTCCACATGAGAACTCATTCGGGTGAGAAGCCGTACCTTTGCAACACCTGTGGGAAAAGATTTGCTCATGCGTCAAACTTAAAACAGAATGTAAATATCCACTCTGATGAAAAGAGACATATCTGCGGAACATGTGGGGAAAGTTTCCTGTCTCGCAGTGACTTGCAGGACCACAGGAGAACACATCCGGTGGAGAAGCCATACCACTGCAACACATGTGGGAAAAGATTTGGTCGCTTGTCGACCTTAAAACGCCATACCAATATTCATACTGATGAAAAGCCACATATCTGCGTAACTTGTGGAAAATCTTTCAGACTTTGGCAAAAGTTGGCTGTGCACAATCGACACATCCACCCTGAAAAGTAG